Below is a window of Pseudomonas sp. B21-040 DNA.
TGTACACCCCGGCCAACAGCATCTCCAACGAAGAGCTGGTGCAGTCTTTCAACGCCTACGTCGCGCAATTCAACGCCGACAACGCCCAGGCCATTGCCCATGGCGAGATCGAGGCGCTGACCGAGTCCAGCGCGGCGTTTATCGAAAAAGCCTCTGGCATCAAAAGCCGCTTTGTCATGGACAAGGACGGTATTCTCGACCCGCAACGCATGGCACCACGCCTGCCGGAGCGTTCGAACGACGAGTGGTCGGTGCTGTGCCAAATGGCCATCGGCGCCGCCGAACAAGCCTTGCAACGCGCCGGCAAGACCGCTGCGGACATCGACGGTGTGATCGTCGCTTGCTCCAACCTGCAACGCGCCTACCCGGCCATTGCCATCGAAGTCCAGGAAGCGCTGGGCATCCAGGGTTTCGGTTTCGACATGAACGTTGCCTGCTCCTCGGCGACCTTCGGCATTCAGGCGGCCGCCAACAGCGTGCAACTGGGCCAGGCCCGGGCCATCCTGATGGTCAACCCGGAAGTCTGCACCGGCCACCTGAACTTCCGCGACCGCGACAGCCATTTCATCTTCGGTGACGCGGCCACGGCGGTGATCATCGAGCGTGCTGACCTGGCGACGTCCAAGTACCAGTTCGACATCGTCAGCACCAAGCTGCTGACCAAGTTCTCCAACAACATCCGCAACAACTTCGGCTTCCTCAACCGCGCGGCGGAAGAGGGCATCGGTGCCAAGGACAAACTGTTCGTGCAGGAAGGCCGCAAGGTATTCCGCGATGTTTGCCCAATGGTTGCCGAGTTGATCGCTACGCACCTGGAAGAAAACCAGCTCAACGTCAGCGACGTGAAGCGCTTCTGGCTGCACCAGGCCAACCTCAGCATGAACCACCTGATCGTCAAGAAACTGCTGGGTCGCGAGGCCACCGAAGAAGAAGCACCGGTGATTCTCGACACTTACGCGAACACCAGTTCCGCCGGTTCCGTGATTGCGTTTCACAAGAACCAGGATGATCTGCCTGCCGGTTCCCTGGCGGTGCTCAGTTCGTTTGGCGCCGGTTACTCGATTGGCAGCGTGCTACTGCGCAAGCGTTAATCGAGTGTTTTTGAGCGTTTTCCTTGAGTTGTGATGAAGTTTCCTACATTCGAAACCGTCAGGACGCTGTAACTTTCGGAAATGACAGCAGGACAACCTTTGGGTGACGTCCTGTTGTAGTCAAATTCGAGTTCAGAACAAGGAAACTGTTTGATGGCGGCTGATGACGCGCAATTGCTGGAACGATTGCTGGCAGGGGAGCAACGCGCTTTCAAAGAGTTGGTCAGCACCTACCAAAGCGCCATGCGCGCGGTGGCGTATGCCATTGTCGGCAGTCGGCATGCCGACGAAATAGTGCAGGATGCGTGGCTGTCGGTGGTGCGTAACCTGAGCAAGTTCGAAGGGCGTTCGAGCCTCAAGACCTGGTTGCTGACCATCACCGCCAACGCGGCCAAAGGTCGCTACAAGCAAAACCGCCGCGAGGTGCTGCTTGATGACATTCCATCCCCCCACGGCACCATCGATGACGATCGTTTCTCATCCGGCGATGGCCATTGGCTGGTGGCGCCGTTTGCCTGGCATCAGGACACCCCGGAAGCGCTACTGCTCGAAACCGAGCTGCGCACATGCCTGGACTATACGTTGCTCAGTCTGTCGGAACTGCAACGCAGCGTGTTATTACTGCGCGAGCGTCAGGGGCTCGAGCTGGAGGAGATCTGTAATCTTTTGGACATCTCGCTCTCCAATGTTCGCGTGCTGCTGCATCGGGCACGGTTGAAGGTATTTGCGACCGTGGAGCATTTTGAGGAGACAGGGGAATGTTGACCTGCAAGGAACAAGTGGCGCGCTCCAGCGATTATCTCGACGGTCAGTTGAGCTTTCGCGAGAAGTTGATGGTTCGGCATCATCTGATGTTCTGCCGTAATTGTCGGCGGTTCATTCGTCAGATGCGGCTGATGCAGGCGACGTTGCGTGCCATGCCGGAAGAAACGGTGCCAGACGTTGATGCACTG
It encodes the following:
- a CDS encoding beta-ketoacyl-ACP synthase III, coding for MHNVVISGTGLYTPANSISNEELVQSFNAYVAQFNADNAQAIAHGEIEALTESSAAFIEKASGIKSRFVMDKDGILDPQRMAPRLPERSNDEWSVLCQMAIGAAEQALQRAGKTAADIDGVIVACSNLQRAYPAIAIEVQEALGIQGFGFDMNVACSSATFGIQAAANSVQLGQARAILMVNPEVCTGHLNFRDRDSHFIFGDAATAVIIERADLATSKYQFDIVSTKLLTKFSNNIRNNFGFLNRAAEEGIGAKDKLFVQEGRKVFRDVCPMVAELIATHLEENQLNVSDVKRFWLHQANLSMNHLIVKKLLGREATEEEAPVILDTYANTSSAGSVIAFHKNQDDLPAGSLAVLSSFGAGYSIGSVLLRKR
- a CDS encoding RNA polymerase sigma factor, translating into MMAADDAQLLERLLAGEQRAFKELVSTYQSAMRAVAYAIVGSRHADEIVQDAWLSVVRNLSKFEGRSSLKTWLLTITANAAKGRYKQNRREVLLDDIPSPHGTIDDDRFSSGDGHWLVAPFAWHQDTPEALLLETELRTCLDYTLLSLSELQRSVLLLRERQGLELEEICNLLDISLSNVRVLLHRARLKVFATVEHFEETGEC
- a CDS encoding anti-sigma factor — translated: MLTCKEQVARSSDYLDGQLSFREKLMVRHHLMFCRNCRRFIRQMRLMQATLRAMPEETVPDVDALAERLAAERRKDNP